One window of Neptuniibacter halophilus genomic DNA carries:
- a CDS encoding substrate-binding domain-containing protein, with protein MAYIVSDLRIPYWNIMWNGVQWRAAELGYGVKVYSAENIAKQELQNTVQAIREQVDGIVLSPTNSSAAVTVLKLAHKAQIPVVIADIGTQGGDYVSMIESDNQSGAYQLGKILVEELQARGWSDGRVGIIAIPQRRKNGKLRTSGFLQALEEGGIKTAELYQQEDFSYAETRGFARQLIADNPDLRALWLQGSDRYQGALDAIREAGKEGQILLICFDAEPEFIEMIQQRQLVGAGMQQPFLMGEQAVESLHLHLQGNPQPQRQKLEVLAVSADNIDSLLSLIRRNVLGQSESNH; from the coding sequence TTGGCTTACATCGTTTCTGATCTGCGTATTCCCTACTGGAACATTATGTGGAATGGGGTTCAGTGGCGAGCTGCTGAACTGGGCTATGGGGTGAAGGTTTACAGCGCAGAAAATATCGCGAAGCAGGAACTGCAGAATACCGTACAGGCCATCCGCGAACAGGTAGATGGGATCGTGCTGTCGCCCACAAATTCTTCCGCTGCCGTGACGGTACTGAAACTGGCACACAAAGCACAGATTCCAGTGGTGATTGCGGATATCGGAACTCAGGGCGGTGACTATGTCAGTATGATTGAGTCAGATAACCAGAGCGGGGCTTATCAGCTCGGTAAGATTCTGGTCGAGGAGCTTCAGGCGCGCGGTTGGAGTGATGGCCGTGTCGGGATTATCGCCATCCCGCAGCGACGCAAGAATGGCAAGCTGCGAACCAGTGGATTCCTTCAGGCTCTGGAGGAGGGGGGGATAAAAACCGCCGAGCTCTATCAGCAGGAGGATTTCAGTTATGCTGAAACCCGCGGCTTTGCCCGGCAGCTTATCGCCGATAATCCGGATCTGCGCGCCTTATGGTTGCAAGGCTCTGATCGCTATCAGGGGGCACTGGATGCTATCCGTGAGGCGGGAAAAGAGGGACAGATCCTGCTGATCTGTTTTGATGCCGAGCCTGAGTTTATCGAAATGATACAGCAGCGCCAGTTGGTGGGTGCCGGGATGCAACAACCTTTTCTGATGGGGGAACAGGCGGTGGAATCTCTGCATCTTCATCTGCAGGGGAATCCGCAGCCCCAACGGCAGAAGCTGGAGGTACTGGCGGTCTCCGCGGACAATATCGATAGTCTCCTGAGCCTGATCCGGCGCAACGTGCTCGGGCAGAGTGAAAGTAATCACTGA
- a CDS encoding cold-shock protein, which produces MSNTTTGTVKWFNDEKGFGFIEQQSGPDVFAHFSAIAGDGFKSLQEGQQVEFSVTQGQKGPQAENIRPL; this is translated from the coding sequence ATGTCTAATACAACTACCGGCACCGTTAAATGGTTTAACGACGAAAAAGGTTTTGGCTTTATTGAACAACAGTCTGGCCCGGATGTTTTCGCTCACTTCAGCGCAATTGCCGGTGATGGTTTCAAAAGCCTTCAGGAAGGCCAGCAGGTTGAATTCTCTGTTACTCAGGGTCAGAAAGGCCCTCAGGCTGAGAATATTCGTCCACTGTAA